In the Roseibium sp. HPY-6 genome, one interval contains:
- the mog gene encoding molybdopterin adenylyltransferase, giving the protein MRITILTISDRASRGDYEDLSGPAIESWLRRAVNTPMEIERRIVADGRDIVRDALIGLCDNDEVGMILTTGGTGPAPRDLTPEAMQDVVEKPLPGFGELMRRTSLDYVPTAILSRQEAGVRGKTFILNLPGSPSSIEVCLNAVFAAVPYCLELIGAGYLDTDPKILKSHRPGR; this is encoded by the coding sequence ATGCGTATCACCATTCTAACCATTTCGGACCGCGCGAGCCGAGGGGACTATGAAGACCTCAGCGGTCCGGCAATTGAGAGCTGGCTTCGGCGCGCGGTCAATACACCCATGGAGATTGAGCGGCGGATCGTGGCCGACGGACGGGACATTGTGCGCGATGCCCTGATCGGGCTGTGCGACAATGATGAGGTCGGCATGATCCTCACGACCGGAGGCACCGGCCCCGCACCGCGCGATCTGACCCCTGAAGCCATGCAGGACGTTGTCGAAAAACCGCTTCCAGGCTTTGGCGAGTTGATGCGGCGCACGAGCCTTGACTACGTTCCAACGGCCATTCTGTCCCGTCAGGAAGCCGGTGTGCGTGGCAAGACCTTCATTTTGAACCTGCCTGGTTCCCCCTCGAGTATCGAGGTGTGTCTGAATGCGGTTTTCGCAGCCGTGCCATACTGCCTTGAACTGATTGGCGCCGGGTATCTGGATACGGATCCCAAAATCCTGAAATCGCACCGCCCCGGACGCTAG
- a CDS encoding ABC transporter substrate-binding protein, translated as MKRTLLLATAIAFGAVTSIASAAGLPPLEQKDRYKVGFAQMESNNPWRIAETKSFHDTAESCGWDLIATDAAGSAAKQVADVDSMIAQGIDVLFLPPREEKPLIPAVKKAKAAGIPTFLVDRSVDPNAAKPGEDFVAFLGSDFIDQGRRVAEWTIENFKGDKGIIVELEGTTGSSPANDRKKGFDDRILQDDRFEIVASQSGDFARDLGRQVMETLLQAHPDVNIVYAHNDEMAIGAIQALELAGRKPGEDVLIVSIDGTRDALQAIIDGKMGVTVESSPFFGPLACETMKRYAAGETIEHWVQVKDRIFTQANAPEHIDEAY; from the coding sequence ATGAAACGTACTCTCTTGCTTGCTACTGCGATAGCTTTTGGCGCAGTGACTTCAATCGCTTCGGCTGCCGGGCTGCCGCCGCTTGAGCAGAAAGACCGCTACAAGGTCGGCTTTGCGCAGATGGAATCCAACAATCCGTGGCGGATCGCAGAAACCAAATCCTTTCACGATACGGCCGAGAGCTGTGGCTGGGACCTGATCGCGACGGATGCGGCCGGTTCTGCGGCCAAGCAGGTCGCTGATGTCGACAGCATGATCGCTCAAGGCATTGATGTCCTGTTCCTGCCGCCGCGCGAAGAAAAACCGCTCATTCCTGCAGTGAAAAAAGCGAAGGCAGCAGGCATACCGACATTCCTGGTTGACCGCTCCGTCGATCCGAATGCCGCCAAGCCGGGCGAAGACTTCGTGGCCTTCCTCGGGTCCGATTTCATCGATCAGGGCCGACGCGTTGCAGAGTGGACCATCGAAAACTTCAAGGGTGACAAGGGTATCATTGTCGAACTGGAAGGAACAACGGGCTCATCGCCGGCAAATGACCGCAAGAAAGGGTTCGATGACCGCATCCTGCAGGACGACCGCTTTGAGATCGTTGCCTCGCAGTCCGGCGACTTTGCCCGCGATCTCGGCCGCCAGGTCATGGAAACGCTGCTGCAGGCGCACCCCGACGTCAACATCGTCTATGCCCACAACGATGAAATGGCGATCGGTGCCATCCAGGCGCTTGAACTGGCCGGACGCAAGCCGGGCGAAGACGTTCTGATCGTCTCGATCGACGGTACACGGGACGCGCTTCAGGCGATCATCGACGGAAAAATGGGTGTGACTGTCGAAAGCTCGCCGTTCTTCGGACCGCTCGCCTGCGAAACGATGAAACGGTATGCAGCCGGTGAAACCATCGAGCATTGGGTACAGGTTAAAGACCGGATCTTCACCCAAGCAAATGCTCCAGAGCATATCGACGAAGCTTATTGA
- a CDS encoding GMC family oxidoreductase N-terminal domain-containing protein translates to MTADYDFIVVGGGSGGAVAASRLVTQGNARVLLLEAGFSHKHPLLDMPPGIFKMINGSKYMRYHKTTPQPHLEGRVHDIPQGNVLGGGSSVNAQVYMRGRPADYDAWNDVLSGNNDNPGWGWSDVLPHFRGMEANNRLAGDLHGTDGEVKVSDPGYVDTVSRWFVQSVQAVGEPYNTDFNGPSQRGVGFYQFTNRNGRRSSTAYAFLEPLRGDPRLTVKLQASVEKVLIENGRAVGVRYSDASGTHTVHTSGEVILAAGALVTPKILMLSGVGPADHLSEFGIPVESELPGVGQNLIDHPEVPITAYANGPHGYYRQGEGWRMLLNGLQFKIFGSGRITSAGVEAGAFVNPRNREEDPTIQAFCVPIVYLDRDAQSELKDGYGVTVTTVVVKPKSRGEVRLASAEPADMPIVCPNLLKEEEDMQEMMAGQRFFLDALQSDPIASKLEKIAIPDPRKCSDEDLRSHCKRFVKTNYHPAGTARMGADGDAMAVLDGRLRVRGVDNLRVCDMSAVPDINAGNTNAPAMMLGSRCAEFILQ, encoded by the coding sequence ATGACTGCGGATTACGACTTCATCGTCGTCGGCGGAGGCTCGGGCGGCGCGGTTGCCGCGTCCCGGCTTGTCACGCAGGGCAATGCGCGCGTCCTACTGTTGGAAGCAGGTTTTTCGCACAAACATCCGTTGCTTGATATGCCGCCCGGCATCTTCAAGATGATCAATGGTTCCAAATACATGCGGTACCACAAGACAACGCCGCAGCCGCATCTGGAAGGCCGAGTGCACGATATTCCGCAAGGCAATGTTTTGGGCGGCGGTTCTTCGGTGAACGCACAGGTCTATATGCGCGGACGTCCTGCAGACTACGATGCCTGGAACGACGTCTTGAGCGGGAACAACGACAATCCCGGCTGGGGCTGGTCGGACGTCTTGCCGCATTTCAGGGGAATGGAGGCCAACAACCGGTTGGCGGGTGATCTCCACGGCACCGACGGCGAAGTGAAGGTTTCCGATCCCGGCTATGTCGATACGGTGTCGCGCTGGTTCGTTCAGTCGGTTCAGGCGGTCGGCGAACCTTATAATACGGACTTCAATGGACCGTCGCAGCGCGGTGTCGGCTTTTACCAGTTCACGAACAGGAACGGCCGCAGAAGCTCAACTGCCTACGCGTTTCTGGAACCGCTTCGCGGCGATCCAAGGCTTACCGTGAAACTGCAGGCGTCAGTGGAAAAGGTCCTGATTGAAAACGGCCGCGCTGTCGGCGTCCGTTACAGCGATGCCTCCGGCACGCACACCGTGCACACGTCTGGCGAAGTCATTCTGGCCGCAGGCGCCCTGGTCACGCCAAAAATTCTCATGCTGTCCGGTGTCGGTCCGGCAGATCATCTGAGCGAATTCGGGATACCGGTTGAAAGCGAACTTCCTGGGGTTGGGCAAAACCTGATCGACCATCCCGAAGTGCCGATCACTGCCTATGCCAATGGTCCGCACGGTTACTACCGGCAGGGCGAGGGCTGGCGGATGCTGCTGAATGGCCTCCAGTTCAAGATTTTCGGCAGCGGCCGCATCACCTCGGCTGGTGTCGAGGCTGGCGCGTTCGTCAATCCGCGCAATCGTGAGGAAGATCCGACGATCCAGGCATTCTGCGTGCCGATAGTTTACCTGGACCGGGATGCCCAGTCCGAATTGAAAGACGGGTACGGCGTAACTGTAACGACCGTGGTTGTGAAGCCGAAATCCCGCGGAGAGGTCCGGCTCGCGTCCGCCGAGCCTGCAGACATGCCGATCGTGTGTCCGAATCTCTTGAAGGAGGAAGAGGACATGCAGGAAATGATGGCCGGGCAGCGCTTCTTTCTGGATGCGCTTCAGTCCGATCCCATTGCGTCGAAACTCGAGAAGATCGCAATTCCGGACCCTCGAAAGTGTTCCGACGAAGACTTGCGAAGCCATTGCAAACGGTTCGTCAAAACGAATTATCACCCGGCTGGCACAGCGCGCATGGGTGCCGACGGTGATGCCATGGCGGTTCTTGACGGAAGATTGCGTGTGCGCGGCGTGGACAATCTGCGCGTCTGCGACATGTCCGCAGTTCCCGACATCAACGCTGGCAATACGAACGCACCTGCCATGATGCTCGGATCGCGATGCGCGGAGTTCATTCTTCAGTAG
- the glp gene encoding gephyrin-like molybdotransferase Glp, with the protein METDSSLDCCSNTAESGLSTIEETVARALDLCSAIDETENVQLPEATGRVSAGDTISLFSLPIHEHSAVDGYALGGSGQKSFRIVGRRIAGDCSKEAIADGEAMRIMTGAPTPMGTRSVVMQEHADVAGGSVTPSFDVPDGDNIRRVGEDVRASDTLVRAGTRLDARHTALMAASGYPSICVVRKIKVAIFSTGNELRDTGVGMGPGHIFDTNRPMLRALLSSGNVTVTDLGIVPDNREAIVRTLKDAAQAHDLVITSGGVSVGEEDHLKPAVIEAGGTIESWRMAIKPGKPVALGRIGSAVYLGLPGNPLACFVDFLLVGRPILDGLAGASRPAPRVISAKAAFHWQRRAGRHEFFPCNIVGMSEEGLPLLEKTGRAGSARLMPLIEADGLGAIGADKDLVEPGGRLEFYPFRTDMGL; encoded by the coding sequence ATGGAAACGGATTCCAGTTTAGATTGCTGCAGCAACACTGCTGAAAGCGGACTGTCGACCATAGAAGAAACAGTCGCACGGGCGCTGGACCTGTGTTCCGCAATTGATGAAACGGAAAATGTGCAGCTTCCTGAGGCGACCGGGCGTGTGAGCGCCGGCGACACGATTTCCCTTTTTTCTCTGCCGATCCACGAACACTCCGCCGTTGATGGCTATGCTCTTGGCGGTAGCGGTCAAAAATCCTTCCGCATCGTCGGACGCAGGATCGCCGGTGACTGTTCAAAGGAAGCCATTGCAGATGGCGAAGCCATGCGGATCATGACAGGCGCGCCAACACCCATGGGCACACGTTCTGTCGTTATGCAGGAGCACGCGGACGTTGCCGGCGGAAGCGTGACACCCAGCTTCGATGTGCCCGATGGTGACAATATTCGGCGTGTTGGTGAGGATGTTCGGGCCTCCGACACGCTGGTGCGGGCAGGAACCCGGCTTGATGCCCGGCACACTGCTCTGATGGCGGCAAGCGGCTATCCGAGCATTTGCGTCGTCAGGAAAATAAAGGTCGCCATCTTTTCGACCGGCAATGAACTGCGGGACACCGGCGTCGGTATGGGGCCGGGTCATATCTTCGACACCAACCGTCCGATGCTGCGCGCGCTTTTGTCGTCCGGCAATGTAACCGTTACGGACCTTGGTATCGTCCCCGACAACCGCGAGGCGATTGTCCGCACGCTGAAAGATGCCGCGCAGGCCCATGACCTCGTCATAACATCAGGCGGCGTTTCGGTAGGCGAGGAAGATCATCTGAAGCCCGCCGTGATCGAGGCCGGAGGAACCATTGAAAGCTGGCGCATGGCAATCAAGCCCGGCAAGCCGGTCGCGCTGGGCAGGATAGGGTCCGCCGTCTATCTGGGTTTGCCCGGCAACCCGCTGGCGTGTTTCGTCGATTTCCTGCTTGTCGGCAGGCCAATCCTTGATGGATTGGCAGGGGCCTCGCGCCCCGCGCCCCGCGTTATATCCGCCAAGGCTGCGTTCCATTGGCAACGCCGTGCCGGACGGCATGAATTCTTCCCATGCAACATTGTCGGCATGAGTGAGGAAGGTCTCCCACTTTTGGAGAAAACGGGCCGCGCAGGATCGGCGAGACTGATGCCTCTCATCGAGGCGGACGGTCTGGGGGCAATCGGTGCTGACAAAGACCTTGTCGAACCCGGCGGTCGGCTGGAATTTTACCCGTTCCGCACCGATATGGGTTTGTGA
- a CDS encoding FCD domain-containing protein: MDIGNDTGRAADSVVAMLEAKIVSGELENQAPLPAERELMEQFGASRTVIREAISKLSSRGLIETRPRFRPIVRKPDYATVLHACGNVVQHLLTERSGIKNLYDSRVFLERALVREAAVAARKEDIVNLKTALEDNRQAIPDSQEFYRTDVAFHGVLYRIPRNPIFPTMHEGYTSWLAPQWDRMLRSPERNEVNYLAHKAILDAILERDPVAAEEALTNHLKAAWEFVRVTFDWGDE; encoded by the coding sequence ATGGACATCGGGAACGATACGGGTCGCGCGGCAGACAGTGTGGTTGCAATGCTGGAAGCGAAAATTGTTTCCGGTGAACTGGAAAACCAGGCGCCTCTGCCGGCCGAGCGGGAGCTGATGGAACAGTTTGGCGCAAGCCGCACCGTTATCCGTGAGGCGATCTCCAAGCTGTCCAGCAGAGGGCTCATAGAAACACGCCCGCGGTTCCGGCCGATCGTCCGCAAACCGGATTATGCCACTGTGCTGCACGCGTGCGGCAATGTCGTTCAGCATCTTCTGACCGAGCGCTCCGGCATTAAGAACCTTTACGACAGCCGCGTCTTCCTTGAGCGTGCACTGGTGCGCGAAGCTGCAGTGGCAGCGCGCAAGGAAGATATCGTCAATCTGAAAACGGCCCTGGAAGACAACCGGCAGGCCATTCCGGACTCCCAGGAGTTCTATCGGACGGATGTCGCGTTCCACGGTGTGCTGTATCGCATTCCGAGAAACCCGATCTTCCCGACGATGCACGAAGGCTATACGTCCTGGTTGGCGCCCCAATGGGACCGCATGCTGCGCTCACCGGAACGCAACGAGGTGAACTACCTTGCGCACAAGGCGATCCTGGATGCCATTTTGGAGCGCGATCCGGTTGCCGCCGAAGAAGCTCTGACCAACCACTTGAAAGCAGCGTGGGAATTTGTCCGCGTCACCTTCGACTGGGGCGACGAATGA
- a CDS encoding mandelate racemase/muconate lactonizing enzyme family protein encodes MKITSVKSHVLQYDLPGELGYSQQYYEKRTAHLVEVNTDEGITGWGECFGPGNIAIANKAIVEKVIQPMILGSDPMDRDVLWHRVYNLMRDHGQKGMPLQALSGVDIALWDIAGKVAGLPLHKLIGGAHRTRIPVYGYGMMLKRESVEDHVARFKAEADQIMEMGFVGTKLKTGLGPRDDVRLSRAVAETVEGRGKFMVDANHCYTTSDAFYVGRALDELGAYWFEEPVAPEDLDGYRELRAGLKVNISGGEAEFNRWGWRQILENRGLDIAQPEVCALGGVSEYLRVLALCHAHFTPVINHVWGSAIAVATNIQLLAAMPAIPGGLHPWEPMLEFDTTDNKFRDDLLQEPLDIQGQVKSSGGYVTIPAGSGHGVVPDADFIRHYELDL; translated from the coding sequence ATGAAAATAACCAGCGTCAAAAGCCATGTGTTGCAATACGACCTTCCCGGAGAGCTGGGTTATTCGCAGCAGTATTACGAAAAACGTACGGCTCACCTTGTTGAAGTGAATACTGATGAGGGGATCACCGGTTGGGGGGAGTGCTTCGGTCCGGGTAACATTGCGATTGCCAACAAGGCTATCGTCGAAAAAGTGATTCAGCCGATGATCCTTGGAAGTGACCCGATGGATCGCGACGTTCTCTGGCATCGGGTCTACAATCTGATGCGGGATCACGGCCAGAAGGGCATGCCTCTTCAGGCGCTGTCCGGCGTCGACATTGCGCTGTGGGATATTGCCGGCAAGGTCGCCGGTCTTCCACTGCACAAGCTGATCGGCGGTGCACACCGTACGCGCATACCTGTCTATGGCTACGGTATGATGCTGAAGCGCGAGAGCGTCGAGGATCATGTCGCGCGGTTCAAAGCCGAAGCCGATCAGATCATGGAAATGGGCTTTGTAGGCACCAAACTGAAAACCGGTCTCGGACCAAGGGACGATGTCCGGCTAAGCCGGGCCGTCGCCGAAACGGTCGAGGGCCGGGGCAAGTTCATGGTCGACGCCAATCACTGCTACACAACGTCGGATGCCTTCTACGTTGGCCGTGCGCTGGACGAGCTCGGCGCCTATTGGTTCGAGGAACCCGTTGCGCCGGAAGACCTCGACGGATACCGCGAGCTGCGGGCCGGTCTCAAGGTCAACATTTCCGGTGGCGAGGCGGAGTTCAATCGCTGGGGCTGGCGGCAAATTCTGGAAAACAGAGGCTTGGACATCGCCCAGCCGGAAGTCTGTGCTCTCGGTGGGGTCAGCGAATATCTGCGCGTTCTTGCGCTCTGCCACGCCCACTTCACGCCCGTGATCAATCACGTCTGGGGATCCGCCATCGCAGTTGCCACCAATATCCAGCTTTTGGCGGCGATGCCGGCGATACCGGGCGGGCTTCATCCGTGGGAACCGATGCTGGAGTTCGATACGACGGACAACAAGTTCCGGGATGATCTGTTGCAGGAGCCGCTCGATATTCAGGGCCAGGTCAAGTCATCCGGCGGCTATGTCACCATCCCGGCCGGTTCCGGGCACGGTGTGGTGCCTGACGCGGACTTTATCAGGCACTATGAACTTGATCTTTAA
- a CDS encoding aldehyde dehydrogenase family protein, with amino-acid sequence MTVWSYQRQFILVFDITLSSDMPTAAGMFINGQWVERGQANALEVENPANESVVATIPDGNAEDAGEALASARKAYPVWSAMPPVERGRLVAALADQVAAQKQHLARLVTQEQGKPLSHALQEIDAGITFLRYAAENARRIEGDIVASDNRSEEIHIRRHPYGVVVGLTAWNYPFALAARKLGPALVAGNTFVLLSHEATPLSGLALARLSEKAGFPAGVFNVITGRGRVVGEALVQSSLSDLVTMTGSTRAGREIYRSGAEDIKVIRLELGGKAPFLVMEDADIDSAVSAAVAARYTNCGQICTCNERMYLHSAIADEFLEKFVVASKALTIGDPLSNVDLGPKVSRVERDKVADIVAQSISSGADVLLAGGILEEGPFSKGHWLAPTVLEATRNDNPAVQDEVFGPVATAVRVDDFDMAIAYANDTPFGLSAYLFTRDYKRLAEAPYRLKFGELYLNRSNGEAVQGFHTGWGLSGLGGEDGRYGFDGYLRKQTAYLNWG; translated from the coding sequence GTGACAGTTTGGTCATACCAAAGGCAATTCATCCTCGTGTTCGACATTACCCTCAGTTCCGATATGCCCACGGCCGCCGGGATGTTCATCAATGGCCAGTGGGTAGAACGCGGCCAGGCGAACGCTCTCGAAGTCGAGAACCCAGCGAACGAAAGCGTTGTCGCGACAATCCCGGACGGAAACGCTGAAGACGCGGGCGAAGCGCTCGCTTCAGCAAGAAAGGCCTATCCGGTTTGGTCAGCAATGCCGCCTGTCGAACGCGGCCGACTTGTCGCCGCGCTTGCCGATCAGGTCGCGGCACAAAAACAGCACCTGGCACGCCTTGTCACTCAGGAACAGGGCAAGCCGCTGAGCCATGCGCTTCAGGAGATTGATGCCGGCATAACCTTCTTGAGATACGCGGCCGAAAATGCGCGCAGGATCGAAGGCGATATCGTCGCGTCGGACAATCGATCGGAAGAGATCCATATCAGACGTCATCCTTACGGCGTCGTCGTTGGTCTGACTGCCTGGAATTATCCCTTTGCCCTGGCAGCGCGAAAGCTCGGACCTGCGCTGGTCGCCGGAAACACATTCGTCCTGCTCTCACACGAAGCAACACCGCTGTCGGGGCTCGCGCTTGCAAGATTGAGCGAGAAAGCCGGATTTCCGGCAGGTGTATTCAACGTGATCACTGGTCGAGGACGCGTCGTCGGGGAAGCCCTCGTCCAGAGTTCGCTCTCCGATCTCGTCACGATGACCGGAAGCACGCGCGCGGGTCGCGAGATCTACAGATCCGGCGCAGAAGACATCAAGGTCATTCGCCTCGAACTTGGAGGCAAGGCACCCTTCCTTGTCATGGAAGATGCTGACATCGACAGTGCGGTCTCGGCGGCAGTCGCGGCCCGCTACACCAACTGCGGACAGATCTGCACCTGCAACGAACGCATGTATCTGCACAGCGCGATTGCAGACGAGTTTCTTGAAAAATTCGTCGTCGCGTCCAAAGCGCTGACGATCGGCGACCCGCTCTCCAATGTCGACCTTGGCCCAAAGGTCAGCCGCGTGGAGCGGGACAAGGTTGCCGACATCGTCGCCCAAAGCATTTCGTCCGGCGCTGACGTCCTTCTTGCGGGCGGCATTCTGGAGGAAGGCCCCTTTTCGAAAGGACACTGGCTCGCACCCACCGTTCTGGAAGCAACGCGAAACGACAATCCTGCCGTCCAGGATGAGGTCTTCGGGCCCGTGGCAACGGCTGTCAGGGTCGACGATTTCGACATGGCGATCGCATACGCCAACGACACACCATTTGGGCTGTCTGCATACCTTTTCACCCGCGACTACAAGCGTCTGGCCGAAGCACCCTACCGCCTGAAATTTGGCGAACTGTACCTCAACCGGTCCAACGGCGAGGCGGTGCAGGGGTTCCACACCGGCTGGGGCCTTTCCGGGCTTGGAGGAGAAGACGGCCGTTACGGCTTCGACGGCTATCTGCGCAAGCAGACCGCCTACCTGAATTGGGGTTAG
- a CDS encoding sugar ABC transporter ATP-binding protein: MAPLLTMTGIKKHFGGVPALRNASLEIEPGEVHALIGQNGAGKSTLIKILTGLYRRDEGEVTFAGAPSHLSSPREAQNAGIATIYQELNLVPLRSVSENVVMGQEPKSFGFMINWPEAHRRTREILSRFGIEIDVTAPLGSYSTAIQQLVAIARAVSMDAKLVIMDEPTSSLDSSEVEILFGVVRELKSSGVSVLYVSHFLDELFQICDRVTIMRDGQTVGCRQIADTSKLDLIAAMLGRNAEEIEAEGLTELAGGSAAFDEVVLDVDKVATGPRLSDFSMSLHRGEIVGLGGLLGSGRTEAARSIFGLDPLASGTIRLKGKEFKPAEPSEAIRARIGFLTEDRKAEGIVPDMSVRENLTLALLPSLRRNGQIDREREKELVDAFIRKLGIKTSHMDQPIRELSGGNQQKVLLARWLATKPDILILDEPTRGVDVGAKREIQAIIRTFVDEGHAVILISSEFEELVEGANRIVVMHEGKAVSELTNPGITENALVRALAHHEDATT; encoded by the coding sequence ATGGCACCTCTGCTCACCATGACCGGGATCAAGAAGCATTTCGGCGGCGTTCCGGCGCTGCGAAACGCATCTCTTGAGATCGAACCCGGCGAAGTTCATGCACTCATTGGCCAAAACGGCGCGGGCAAATCGACGCTGATCAAGATCCTCACAGGGCTTTATCGCCGGGACGAGGGCGAGGTCACATTCGCTGGTGCCCCCAGCCATTTGTCGTCGCCGCGTGAGGCGCAAAACGCCGGAATCGCAACAATCTACCAGGAACTGAACCTCGTTCCGCTGCGTTCCGTCAGCGAGAATGTCGTGATGGGCCAGGAACCGAAATCCTTCGGTTTCATGATCAACTGGCCGGAAGCGCACAGGCGCACCCGCGAAATTCTCTCCCGCTTCGGCATTGAAATCGACGTCACCGCGCCGCTCGGCAGCTATTCCACCGCGATCCAGCAACTGGTGGCGATCGCGCGCGCCGTATCCATGGACGCCAAGCTTGTCATCATGGATGAACCGACCTCGTCACTGGACAGTTCCGAGGTCGAAATCCTGTTCGGCGTCGTCAGGGAACTCAAATCATCCGGCGTTTCCGTACTTTATGTGTCGCATTTTCTCGACGAACTGTTCCAGATCTGCGACCGCGTGACCATCATGCGCGACGGGCAGACGGTTGGCTGCCGACAAATCGCCGATACGTCAAAGCTGGACCTGATCGCAGCCATGCTCGGCCGCAACGCCGAAGAAATCGAGGCGGAAGGCCTGACCGAGCTGGCAGGCGGCAGTGCGGCCTTCGACGAAGTCGTGCTTGATGTCGACAAAGTCGCCACGGGCCCAAGGTTGTCGGACTTTTCAATGTCTCTCCACCGAGGTGAAATTGTCGGTCTTGGCGGCCTGCTCGGGTCAGGCCGCACCGAAGCGGCAAGAAGCATTTTTGGACTGGATCCCCTAGCCTCCGGAACCATCAGGCTGAAGGGCAAGGAGTTCAAGCCGGCAGAACCTTCCGAAGCAATCCGCGCCAGGATCGGTTTCCTGACAGAAGACCGGAAGGCAGAGGGCATCGTTCCGGACATGTCCGTCCGGGAAAACCTGACGCTCGCGCTCCTGCCCAGCCTTCGGCGGAACGGGCAGATCGACCGGGAACGCGAAAAGGAGCTCGTCGACGCGTTCATCCGAAAACTCGGCATCAAGACGTCACACATGGATCAACCCATTCGTGAGCTTTCCGGCGGCAATCAGCAGAAGGTCCTGCTCGCCCGCTGGTTGGCCACCAAGCCCGACATCCTGATCCTCGATGAACCCACGCGTGGCGTCGATGTCGGTGCTAAGCGCGAAATCCAGGCAATCATCCGGACCTTCGTCGACGAGGGCCACGCTGTCATCCTGATCAGCTCGGAATTCGAAGAGCTGGTGGAAGGTGCCAACCGCATCGTCGTGATGCATGAAGGCAAGGCAGTTTCAGAGCTGACCAATCCGGGCATTACCGAAAATGCCCTGGTCAGAGCGCTTGCCCATCACGAGGATGCAACGACATGA
- a CDS encoding ABC transporter permease, with translation MTSVTSEETMRTDYTSRLKDHGGLIALAVILVFNIIVTPNFLQTQTLAVNISQVATIAIVAMGMTLVIATGGIDLSVGAVMALSGALAPLIFLSDFGQAYPVLGLIAALLFPLAAALVCGLFNGIIVSVLKVQPIIATLILFISGRGIAQVLTNGNLQTFSNPEFSYLGTGKILGFPFQGWLALAIACLLFWVVNRTIFGRYLLAIGGNERAARLAGGPVRRVKIGAYVICSVLSGLAGLIVVAINSASDAARNGNLMELDAIAAAVVGGALLQGGKAPIFGAILGAVIIQLVKYTLLANGVEDEVALIAKAAIILAAVYIQQARKE, from the coding sequence ATGACCAGTGTGACATCGGAAGAGACCATGCGCACAGATTATACGTCCCGCCTGAAAGACCACGGAGGCCTGATCGCACTGGCGGTCATTCTGGTCTTCAACATCATCGTGACGCCGAACTTTCTCCAGACCCAGACGCTCGCGGTCAATATTTCCCAGGTCGCGACAATCGCGATTGTCGCGATGGGCATGACACTGGTGATCGCGACGGGCGGCATCGACCTGTCCGTCGGCGCGGTGATGGCCCTCTCGGGTGCCCTGGCGCCCTTGATCTTCCTGTCCGATTTCGGGCAGGCCTATCCGGTCCTCGGGCTGATCGCAGCGCTATTGTTTCCGCTGGCAGCTGCTCTGGTATGCGGCCTGTTCAACGGCATCATCGTGTCGGTCCTCAAGGTGCAGCCCATCATCGCGACGCTCATCCTGTTCATTTCAGGCAGAGGCATCGCGCAGGTCCTCACCAACGGAAATCTTCAGACCTTCTCCAATCCCGAATTCAGCTATCTGGGAACCGGCAAGATCCTCGGGTTTCCTTTCCAGGGGTGGTTGGCCCTGGCGATCGCCTGCCTGCTGTTCTGGGTGGTGAACCGGACAATCTTCGGCCGATACCTTCTGGCGATCGGCGGCAACGAGCGGGCCGCAAGGCTCGCCGGCGGTCCGGTGCGCCGCGTCAAGATCGGTGCCTATGTCATCTGTTCCGTTCTCTCAGGTCTCGCCGGCCTGATCGTCGTTGCCATCAATTCCGCCTCGGATGCGGCCCGGAACGGCAATCTCATGGAGCTTGACGCAATTGCAGCAGCCGTCGTCGGTGGTGCGCTGCTACAGGGCGGAAAAGCACCGATATTCGGGGCTATCCTCGGCGCCGTCATCATCCAGCTGGTCAAATACACTTTGCTGGCCAACGGCGTCGAAGACGAGGTCGCGCTCATCGCCAAGGCCGCGATCATCCTGGCTGCCGTTTACATCCAGCAAGCGCGAAAGGAATAA